The DNA sequence TACGTGAAAAATGGTGATCTAAATTTTCCTAAAGCGGAAGATTATACAGATGAACAAGTAGCAGAAATGAAAGCTAGATTGATTCCTATGCTGACAAAATTACCCCCTCAAGGAGAAAATACAGTCATTGTTGGCCACGATGATTTATTTGAAGCGGCTACAGGTATTTATCCCGCTCCTCAAGGTTTAGCTTATGTAGTAAAACCAGACGGCAACGGTGGATTTGAATTAATTGCAAATCTGCTACCAGAAGAATGGATGAAATTAGGACAATAATTAACTTTCCCCGACATCTACAAGAAATTTTTTGGTTTTTATTAAGGGCAGAAGCCCTTTTTTTATATGATTTTGCAACTAGAGAACATTCTGACACCAGAAATTTTACAGACTATAAATCACCAGTTAGAAGAAGCTAAATTTATTGACGGCAAAAAAACCGCAGGTTGGCACGCTGTTAAGGTTAAAAATAATGAACAGCTATCGAATCAATTCCCTGAGATTCGTAATCTGGAAAAAATTATTTATCAAGCGTTGAATGAAAATATAGTTTTTCAAATGGCAACGATACCCAAAAAAATTCACTCTCTCAGATTTAGTCGTTACAGTCAAGGCATGGGTTATGGTTCTCATGTTGATGATGCTCTTATGAAAGAAGGGCGCACAGATATTTCTTTTACTATTTTTTTGAACTCACCCCAAGAATATGAGGGAGGAGAGCTAATTTTAGAAGAAGTCAATGAGGAACGCTCTTTTAAATTGAGTGCTGGTACGATTATTTTTTATCCTTCCTATTCTCTTCATCGTGTGGAAACCGTCACGAAAGGAATTAGAAAAGTTGTCGTAGGCTGGATAGAAAGCTGGATTAGAGATGTTCAAAAGAGAGAGATTCTTTTTGATTTAGATACAGTGCGTCGTTCTATTTTTCATAAACAAGGAAAAACTGTCGAATTTGATTTACTTTCTAAGTCTTATTCTAATTTACTAAGGTCTTTTGCTGATAGCTAAATAATTTGATTGTGGAGTTAGGAGTTTAGATAAAAAAGAAAATTTCCCCCATCCCCACAACACCCTAAAACCTGAAACCTACCCTTATCGGATATTTGAAAACTGAACTAATTTTAAATAACTAGAAATTGATGAAAAAGTTGTGTTATTTGATTTTGTCTAAGACAGGTTTAACAGAAACGATATGTTTATTCATACCTAATTTACTCGGTTTCATGCCCATTGCTAACCCGATGAGTTCGGTAATATAAATAATGGGTATGTTATAGGTTTCGCCGAATTTTTTGCCGATGTCTGCTTGACGTAATTCTAAATTTGTGTCACATAAAGGACAAGCCAATACTATACAATCGGCATTGAGGGATTTGGCTTCATCAAGGATTTTTTTTGTAAGATGAAATGCTCTTTCTTCCTGAGATACTAAAATTGGACCTCCACAACAACTGGTTTTACTTTGAAAGTCAACGACTTCCGCACCGCAAATACGGGATAATTTATCCATAGAGGTAGGAAAACGGGGAGAATCCCAACCAGTTATATCGGCAGGGCGAGTGAGTAAACATCCGTAATAACAAGCGACTTTTAAGCCTGTCAGGGGTTTGACGACACGGGAGGCGATGTCTATATCGTTAACTAATACATCCACCACGTTCCGCACTCGGATATTATAGTCATCAACATCGATGCCCATTTCGGACATAATCGCCATGATTTTGCTTTTTTCGTCGTCGTCTTTCAAGGCTTTCATGGCACGGGCGGATTTATTGTAACATCCTGAACAGGAAGCTAAGAGGTCTAAATTTTGTTTTTGGGCTAGGGCGACATTTCTTCCAGCCATTGCCATACCCATATCATGGCCGACACTAGCTGCGATCGAACCTCCGCAACAAGACCAATCTTGTAATTCTTGTAAGTCAATGCCCAATTCTTTCATAACCACTCTGGTGGAGATGTCAAATTCTCTGGCGGTGGTGTGTAAACTACAACCGGGGTAATAGGCGTATTGGGTGGTGGTGGGTTTAATCATTGTTTCCATGCTTTTTTCTCGCTTTATCTAATGCTTGGCTAAATTGTTGAGGATTTTTGATTTTTTCGGGGAAGGGTGATATTTTGCCCCGTAATGCTAATTGAATACCGAGGGGTGCTTGATCTATCATTGCTTGTAAACCGCCGAATCTCTGCATCAATTCGGGTTCAAAGAGAATACCCCGTTTTTGGACTAAATCAACGAAAATTTGGTTAAATTTAGTGGAATCGTTCTTAATTCCTTCTTCGATCGCAATAGCTTTAACTGCTTCAATGACATCGGAAGGACGTACACCACGAGGACAACGAGAGGTACAAATATAACAAGAACTACACATCCATAAGGTGTTACTTTGCAGGACTTTTTCCCATTCTCCCCTTTGAGTCATGAGGATTAAAGTACGGGGTGACATATCCATCACATCGATATTAGTACAACCACCGCTACAAGTCCCACATTGCATACAAGCTGCGATCGCACTTCCTTTTCCTCCTTCGGCTTCGACTCTTTTAGCAAAATCGAGATTCATTTTATCGCCATCTAATTGACGATCTTTTTTCATGCCAAAGACAAACTTTTTCTTTTTCGTAATCATTTTATATATTCCTTATACTAAAGTGGGGATTTGACCGTTGAGAGAAATTGCTCGTGGTTGCATCATGAAACCTGCTATTTCAGAAGCCGCAGAACGCCCATCAGTAATGGATTCCATAATGGCTTTAGGACCTGTTGCCGCCCCTGCAAGGAAGATTCCAGCACGTTGAGAATGGTTGTTAGAATACTGTTGGTGAGCAGTAGCATAGAAGCGATCGCACCCCAGTTGTAAACCAGCCACATCCAGTAAATCGGGATTACCTTCCATGCCCACCATTAACACCATCAAATCCACTGATAGACGCATGGGTTTAGCCGTCAAAGTATCTTCTAAACGTAATAAAAGACTGCGATCGGGCTTTTCACTAGCTTCAGAGAGTCGCCCCCGTAGAAACTGGATACCGTGAGATTCTTGAGAAGTGCGATATAATTCCTCATAACCACGACCAAAAACCCGAATATCCATGTAGAGGCAATAGATTTGACAATCTGGATTTTGCTCCTTAACCTCGATCGCAACTTTGATGGCATTGGTACAACAAACCCGAGAACAATAATTATTATTAACCTTCTCATCCCTCGAACCCACACAGTGAATCATTGCCACCTTTTTCGGTGCTTTACCCTGACGAGTAACAACCTTACCTGCTTTCAACATCGCATCGAGTTCCACAGAAGTAATGGCATTATCATAAATATCGTAACCATACTCCTCTTTCAAACTAGCATCAAAATGCTTATAACCTGTAGAGACGAGAATCGCTTGGGCGTTGATAGTATCACCGTGGGAAGTCGTCACCCAAAAATCAGGAGCAGAACCCTTAATTTCCGTTACAGTGGTATCCGTTAAGATTTTAGTAGAACCCAAACCAGCCTTTAAATTAGCAGTAATTTCCGAAGCATCGGTAAAATCGGGGAAAACCTTAAACCACTTGTTTAGATGCCCACCAACTTGAGCCTGTTTTTCAATTAAAACCACATCAAAACCGAAATCCATTAACTTACCTGCCGCCGCTAAACCAGCAGGACCACCACCAATTACAATGACATTATTGTTACTCATAATTTTTATTTTTTCCTTTAAGTGTGTTAACTAACTTCTCGTATCTATTTTTTTGTTATTCCCCCCTTATTAAGGGGGGTTAGGGGGGATCAAACTCTCTTATTAAGCAGGATTGGGGAGGATCAAATTTCTTACAAAAGATTACTATCAGAAGATTTTGGATTTTGGTGGGCAATGCCCACCCTACAAATAATCTTTCAAAGTAGCGCAACCCAACACCAAAAGTGCGATCGCTCAGAATGATATTATTCTTAACTCCGAACTCCGAACCCCGAACCCCGAACTCTTAAAAGGGTCTTCTGCGTTCCTCAAATGTTTTAGACTTATCGTAGGGAATGCCAATTTTATCGAGTAAAGGCTCAACAGGTACAACTTTTGCATTCATGCCACAATCTTTGAAAGGATCATAACCCAACATTAATCCCGTTAATTGGGCATAATCGAGGATACTAACGTTAAATTCTTCCTCTAATACCTCTTTAATTGTGCCTTGTTCTGCATCTAAAAACACCGTACAACCGGGGCAGTTAGTGAGAATTAAATTACAATCAGGATGAGCCTCTTTCAAACTAGCTAACTTTTTATAGGTGCTACTAGCGGTGTAGTCACGATTTTCAGGGAAAGCACATTGACGGAAACCCATACCGCAACAGTGACGGCGTTCAGGATAATCCACAATTTCCGCCCCAAATGCCTCCAATAAACCCACTAAAACTTGAGGAAATTCTACTCCTCCCATTGCCTCACCGGGGAAGATTTTACCGTAGTGACAACCGATGTGATCCACTGCTTTAATACCTTTAAGGCTATATTTAGCTTTTTCTGCCAACTTGTGACGATTAGCATAAAACACATCGGACGCATGAACTACAGAAGGTCTGCCACCGGATACATGGGGTATCCAAAACTCTCTGCCAGTGGTTTCTTTTAAAGTTTTAGCTGTATATTCCCGTAATTCTGGTTCTTCTTCCCAAAGATGGATCATTTCGGTATAGTTAGCAAAGGAGGTGACACAGAAAGAGAAAAGGTTATCCACTCCTAACTCCTCATGGGCAACGGCAAAATTACGCGCCGCAACCACCATCTGAGTTTCAATATTAGTAACATCCCCATGATAGCCGATCGCACCGCAGGAAGTATGCCCCGCCGCTTCTCTTAAATCGATACCGAGATCATTTTTAAGGATTTTATAAGCGATACCTTCGGTGTAAGGGGCGGCACTTTGTAAAAAACAACTACGGAAACATCCCCATAGCTTACCGCCTTCTTCGTCAATAGTCGGAACGTGCTTTTGGTGACTTTCCCAAATAATATTTTCTCTCGTTACTTTCATTTTTATTTATCCTTTTGATGTTATTTACTTTTGTCCAATTCCCCCCTTATTAAGGGGGGTTAGGGGGGATTTCGGGGATCTAACTTTTCATCTCATAAGTACGACTATCGGCAGTTTCGAGCCAGTTTTCCCAGTATTTCTCAACTTCTTTTTTGCTACCGAGTTTTTTCTCCATGCCTTTCTCCACTGCCTCCATAAGTTCGATCGCACCTGTAGCCTTATAGATAGCCCTTAACTCATCCATGTCTTTTTCAGGTATTACACGGTGAGAACCTGCACTGTTTTCCTTATCCATCGGCACATCCCACCATTCCCGCATTTCTTTCATATGCTCAAAATAGTATTCCCAATTCTCTCCCAACTCAGGAAAATGCTCAGGAGTAATATTTTCGGCGGTGAGAGTATAACCCCGTTTCAACATATTTTCACCGAATACCCGTTTCGCAAATAACTGCTGTCGCCCTTTTTCTGACTCCGCAAAATAACCGTGACGCACGGAAAGACGACGCAAAGCCAAAATCACATCGGCGGTACTATTACCTCTAGGACATCTCGGCTTACAAGAATAGCACTGTCCACAAAACCAGATTTTATCAGATTTGAGTAAATCAATCAGCCATTCCTCATCTTCAGTGTGGCAAATATTCATCACCTCTCTAGGGGAATACTCATAAACCTCCGCCGCAGGACATACCGCCGTACAGATACCACAGTTTAAACAGGCATTCATACCGTGTTGATATTGAATATCCTGTTTTAACTCATCAACTAATTTGCCCATAATGATAATGATAAAAATGATTGCAATAGAAAAAAAATATAAATAATTGCAACTATCAAAGAAGATAGCTTCAGATAATGCCATTGACTAAAAAAATAAGAATGATCAAGGACACAAAGCCTTATTAATTCTTAGCTAAAGAAGACTAATTCTAAGAGTTTTGGATGAAGTATAAATATTTATAAAAACTCTCTCAGCAAAAATTAGTAACTTTACTTAAAATATGAATTAATTGTTACTTTTCTATATAACAATATAGTTATATAAAATGTCAATGGTTATTTATACTTATCTAATGCTGTATTCGTTAACCTGAGTTCAGGGTAAATTTTCATTTATGAGTGATGACGAAAAGGACACTCTTGTAATGATGTATAGGGCAAAAGGCAAAGGTAAATATTGAAAATTAAAATTTCTAACTCTTAGCTCTTAAGTCCGAATTCCGAACGAATCTCTGTCTAATACCCAAACACCTTAACACCTGCAACCTGACACCTGATACCCGACACCTTCAAATTAATTATTAATTTTATGAATTTTGAGTAATGTCAATGATTAAGGTAAATCAGTTGTTTGCATCAAGAAGCGATCGCACTCTCTAGCAACTTCTCTACCCTCATTAAAAGCCCAAACTACTAAACTTTGACCTCGACGACAATCGCCGGCGGCAAAAACTTTAGGAATATTAGTGGCATATTGACCATAATCAGCTTTAACATTACTACGGGCATCAGACTCTAAACCCATTTTTTCCAACAGCATTTGTTCAGGTCCTAAAAAACCCATGGCTAATAGTACCAGTTGTGCAGGGATTCTTTTTTCTGTCCCTTCAATGGGTTGAGGAATAAAACGCCCTTGCTCATTTCTTTGCCATTCCACCTCAACAGTATGGACTGCGGCAACATTTCCTTGAGCATCTGCTTCAAATTTTGTGGCAGTGGTAGTATATACACGGGGATCATTACCAAATTTGGCGGCCGCTTCTTCTTGTCCATAGTCAAGACGGTAAATTTTAGGATATTCAGGCCAAGGATTATTTTTTGCTCTCACTTCAGGAGGTTTCGGCATAATTTCCAATTGAGTGACACTGTTACAACCATGACGAATTGAAGTACCTACACAATCTGTGCCTGTATCTCCCCCTCCAATGATTACTACATCTTTGCCTTTTGCAGAAATAAGCTCTTCTTTATTGGTATTTAAGACGCTTTTAGTATTGGCGGTCAAAAATTCCATGGCGAAGTGAATTCCCCCTAAATCTCTTCCTTCTATGGGCAAATCACGGGGTTTTCCAGCACCGATGCAGAGAATTAAAGCGTCATTTTCTTCTAACAATTGCTCAGGAGATATATCTTTACCAATCTCTGTATTACATACAAACTTGATTCCTTCGGCCGCTAATACTTTAATCCGACGCAAAACAACCTTTTCTTTATCCAACTTCATATTAGGAATACCATACATTAATAATCCACCGGGGCGATCATCTCTTTCATAGACCGTAACAGAATGACCTGCCTTGTTTAATTGAGCGGCGGCGGATAGTCCTGCAGGACCTGAACCGATAACGGCAACCTTTTTGCCTGTGCGAGTTTTAGGTGGTTCTGGTATGATCCAACCCATATCCCAACCATGATCAATAATCGAACATTCAATATTTTTGATGGTGACAGGAGGGTTATTTATTCCTAATACACATGAACCCTCACAAGGGGCAGGACATACTCTCCCAGTAAACTCAGGAAAATTGTTCGTTTTATGGAGGCGATCGAGCGCTTCTTTCCATAATCCACGATAAATCAAATCATTCCATTCAGGGATTAAATTATTGATGGGGCATCCTGTTGCCATACCATTAATTACTTCTCCTGTATGACAAAAAGGCGTTCCACAATCCATACATCTCGCCCCTTGATTGCGGAGTTTTTCTTCTGGTAAAGGTCGGTGAAATTCATCCCAATTATTAATTCTTTCTAAGGGATCTTTATCAACGGGTAATTCCCTCGCAAATTCTAAAAATCCTGTTGCTTTTCCCATATTTTACCTATTGTTCTCTAAAAAATTTATCTATTTGTCTGAAAATATTTAATCAGGACTATCAATAATAAATAATGACTTTTTTACTAATTCTGTTAGCTTAAAATAACATAAATAAAAAGAAAATGAATTTAATTAGCTAGAAAATGTTATTTATTTCTTGACATTATTAAGGATTAGTGATTTTATTTTCATGTAAATTTTGCTAACATCTAACCCATTTAATCTTTCCCGATTGATTCAGATAATATCTCTAAATTCAGTCTAGTGGAGTTATTTTCAATAAACAACTATTTTAAAGATTAATTCATGTTTTTTTAATAATTCGTAATATAGATGAAAATAGTCTTTTTATCTTGATATTTTCTGACTTTAGCTTTTAGCATACTTCCCATAAAATTAGAGAATATTTTGTTACCAGTTGCGAAAAATTATGGCTCTCTACATCTCTTTACGAACTCCGAACTCACTTATATTATCCTCAGAGGGTTAAGTTCAAGATATAATTCACAAAAAATCACTAATCGGCAAAATGAATATTAAAGCTCTGATTTTCTCAGCTATTATCTCTTTTTCTTTTGTTTCTCTTCCCCATCAAAATTCCTTCGCTCAAAGTGGCTTGTCTGAAATTAATAGTAATCTGGTTTCCCCTGAAACGAAGATAGATTACAGCGACTTAGAAAATTATTTAAAGAATAAAGAATGGCGTGAAGCCAACAATGAAACAAGAAATATCATTTTATCAGCAACGGGTAGAATGGATATTGGTTGGGTAAGAGAGGATGATTTAAAAAAAATTCCTTGTTGGGACTTAAAAAAAATTGATGATTTATGGTACACCAATTCTAATGGTAGGTTTGGTTTTCGAGTACAGTTACCTATATATATAGAAACGGGAAATCGACCGGGTAAATTAATTGCCGACGATGCTTATAATCGTTTTGGGGATCGTGTTGGTTGGAGAAAAGATAATGATTGGATTATTTTTATTGAAAACTTAAACTTCACAGATAACGCTCCCATTGGACATTTACCGAATCCTCGCTCTGAATATTCCGTTACAGGGGGGCGACTTGCTTATTCAGTTTTAGCAGAAAGGATGGTGCAATGTAACCTTAATTAACATCAGTTCGGGTTAAGAATATCTGATTTGCTTAGGTATCAAGGTTTTGAGACTTGGGATATTAGGAGATTGGGGTATTAGGGAGAGATTAGTTCGGAGTTAAGAGTTAGGAGTTATTAACTATCAACTATTTACCTTTGCCCTTTTTGCCATTACTCAGAGATAAAAATTTATCCCGAAATCAGGCATCATTGAATTTATTTTTTTTATTCGATATTTATAGTTAAAATCACAATAGACGCAATTATAAAACAACAAATATATATGAATTTTTATGAATAAAAAGACCTTTTTTCACCACAAAATGTTAACATCAATTTCTTTAATCACACTTCTAACATATGGATGTGGTAATAAAAATAGTTCTACACCTCAACCAAAAGCGATACCTGTTTCAACGACGGTTTTAAACTCTTCTACTCTTATTGATAGCACAGAATTTGTTGGTTCTTTAGAGGCAGTGGAAAGGGTTAATTTAGCTCCTAAAATTAACGGTAGAATTATGAATATCTTTGTGGAAGAAGGAGCAATAGTTAATCGAGGACAATTAATTGCGGAGTTAGAACCAGAGCAACAACAAGAAGATGTGAATGCGGCAACAGCTAATATTCAAGCTCAAGTTGCTTCTTATAACCAGTCGTTAGCAGAATTAAGACAAACTGAGGCTCAAAGGGATAGTAGTTCGGCGGATGTTGCTCGTTTAAAAGCATCTGTTAGTAGTGCCCAAGCTAATTTAAAAACGGCGGAGGCAAATCTCGAAAGTGCGATCGCAGATTTAGATTTAGCTCAGGTAAACTATGAAAGGTCTGTCTTTTTAGTTGAACAAGGAGTATTACCAGAACAAGATTTAGATGATAAAACCAGAGACTTAAATAGTACCAAGGCTAACGTAGAAGCGCAGAGAAAAACTGTTGATGCTTTTAAAAGTAACGTTTCATCTGCTCAAGAAGCATTAAAATCAGCTCAAAGTAACCTAGCGGCGGCTCAAGAAAGAGTAGAATCAGCAAAAGCTAATGTTGCTCGTTCTCAGGCAAATATTGAAGAAGCTCAGAGCAATCGGGGAAGTATTGAACAAAATCTTGCTTTTACAAGACTGATTGCTCCTATTGATGGTACGGTAGGAGATTTTCAGGAGTTTAAACTCGGAGATTTCCTTAATGTAGGACAAACGCTGACAACCATTACTAACAATAGAAGATTCCATCTTAATTTGAATATCCCCACAGAGAATATTGATAATCTCCGTTTAGGACTTCCTGTCGAAATTATTAATGCTGATGGTAGTG is a window from the Cyanobacterium sp. Dongsha4 genome containing:
- a CDS encoding Fe2+-dependent dioxygenase, translated to MILQLENILTPEILQTINHQLEEAKFIDGKKTAGWHAVKVKNNEQLSNQFPEIRNLEKIIYQALNENIVFQMATIPKKIHSLRFSRYSQGMGYGSHVDDALMKEGRTDISFTIFLNSPQEYEGGELILEEVNEERSFKLSAGTIIFYPSYSLHRVETVTKGIRKVVVGWIESWIRDVQKREILFDLDTVRRSIFHKQGKTVEFDLLSKSYSNLLRSFADS
- a CDS encoding GUN4 domain-containing protein; translated protein: MNIKALIFSAIISFSFVSLPHQNSFAQSGLSEINSNLVSPETKIDYSDLENYLKNKEWREANNETRNIILSATGRMDIGWVREDDLKKIPCWDLKKIDDLWYTNSNGRFGFRVQLPIYIETGNRPGKLIADDAYNRFGDRVGWRKDNDWIIFIENLNFTDNAPIGHLPNPRSEYSVTGGRLAYSVLAERMVQCNLN
- a CDS encoding FAD-dependent oxidoreductase encodes the protein MSNNNVIVIGGGPAGLAAAGKLMDFGFDVVLIEKQAQVGGHLNKWFKVFPDFTDASEITANLKAGLGSTKILTDTTVTEIKGSAPDFWVTTSHGDTINAQAILVSTGYKHFDASLKEEYGYDIYDNAITSVELDAMLKAGKVVTRQGKAPKKVAMIHCVGSRDEKVNNNYCSRVCCTNAIKVAIEVKEQNPDCQIYCLYMDIRVFGRGYEELYRTSQESHGIQFLRGRLSEASEKPDRSLLLRLEDTLTAKPMRLSVDLMVLMVGMEGNPDLLDVAGLQLGCDRFYATAHQQYSNNHSQRAGIFLAGAATGPKAIMESITDGRSAASEIAGFMMQPRAISLNGQIPTLV
- a CDS encoding efflux RND transporter periplasmic adaptor subunit, which translates into the protein MNKKTFFHHKMLTSISLITLLTYGCGNKNSSTPQPKAIPVSTTVLNSSTLIDSTEFVGSLEAVERVNLAPKINGRIMNIFVEEGAIVNRGQLIAELEPEQQQEDVNAATANIQAQVASYNQSLAELRQTEAQRDSSSADVARLKASVSSAQANLKTAEANLESAIADLDLAQVNYERSVFLVEQGVLPEQDLDDKTRDLNSTKANVEAQRKTVDAFKSNVSSAQEALKSAQSNLAAAQERVESAKANVARSQANIEEAQSNRGSIEQNLAFTRLIAPIDGTVGDFQEFKLGDFLNVGQTLTTITNNRRFHLNLNIPTENIDNLRLGLPVEIINADGSVGVKGAVTYIAPLVNQDNQSINIKITFENDGTLKDQQYVRTRLIWDTKPGILVPTNVVTSLGGQKFVFVAREGQSKDDKTTMMAHQVPIQVQGIQGQDYQVTSGIQEGDRIITNRILDLRDKTPISLQEVTSQVN
- a CDS encoding glutamate synthase subunit beta gives rise to the protein MGKATGFLEFARELPVDKDPLERINNWDEFHRPLPEEKLRNQGARCMDCGTPFCHTGEVINGMATGCPINNLIPEWNDLIYRGLWKEALDRLHKTNNFPEFTGRVCPAPCEGSCVLGINNPPVTIKNIECSIIDHGWDMGWIIPEPPKTRTGKKVAVIGSGPAGLSAAAQLNKAGHSVTVYERDDRPGGLLMYGIPNMKLDKEKVVLRRIKVLAAEGIKFVCNTEIGKDISPEQLLEENDALILCIGAGKPRDLPIEGRDLGGIHFAMEFLTANTKSVLNTNKEELISAKGKDVVIIGGGDTGTDCVGTSIRHGCNSVTQLEIMPKPPEVRAKNNPWPEYPKIYRLDYGQEEAAAKFGNDPRVYTTTATKFEADAQGNVAAVHTVEVEWQRNEQGRFIPQPIEGTEKRIPAQLVLLAMGFLGPEQMLLEKMGLESDARSNVKADYGQYATNIPKVFAAGDCRRGQSLVVWAFNEGREVARECDRFLMQTTDLP
- a CDS encoding CoB--CoM heterodisulfide reductase iron-sulfur subunit B family protein, with the translated sequence MKVTRENIIWESHQKHVPTIDEEGGKLWGCFRSCFLQSAAPYTEGIAYKILKNDLGIDLREAAGHTSCGAIGYHGDVTNIETQMVVAARNFAVAHEELGVDNLFSFCVTSFANYTEMIHLWEEEPELREYTAKTLKETTGREFWIPHVSGGRPSVVHASDVFYANRHKLAEKAKYSLKGIKAVDHIGCHYGKIFPGEAMGGVEFPQVLVGLLEAFGAEIVDYPERRHCCGMGFRQCAFPENRDYTASSTYKKLASLKEAHPDCNLILTNCPGCTVFLDAEQGTIKEVLEEEFNVSILDYAQLTGLMLGYDPFKDCGMNAKVVPVEPLLDKIGIPYDKSKTFEERRRPF
- a CDS encoding 4Fe-4S dicluster domain-containing protein, with product MITKKKKFVFGMKKDRQLDGDKMNLDFAKRVEAEGGKGSAIAACMQCGTCSGGCTNIDVMDMSPRTLILMTQRGEWEKVLQSNTLWMCSSCYICTSRCPRGVRPSDVIEAVKAIAIEEGIKNDSTKFNQIFVDLVQKRGILFEPELMQRFGGLQAMIDQAPLGIQLALRGKISPFPEKIKNPQQFSQALDKARKKHGNND
- a CDS encoding 4Fe-4S dicluster domain-containing protein, which gives rise to MGKLVDELKQDIQYQHGMNACLNCGICTAVCPAAEVYEYSPREVMNICHTEDEEWLIDLLKSDKIWFCGQCYSCKPRCPRGNSTADVILALRRLSVRHGYFAESEKGRQQLFAKRVFGENMLKRGYTLTAENITPEHFPELGENWEYYFEHMKEMREWWDVPMDKENSAGSHRVIPEKDMDELRAIYKATGAIELMEAVEKGMEKKLGSKKEVEKYWENWLETADSRTYEMKS
- a CDS encoding CoB--CoM heterodisulfide reductase iron-sulfur subunit B family protein: METMIKPTTTQYAYYPGCSLHTTAREFDISTRVVMKELGIDLQELQDWSCCGGSIAASVGHDMGMAMAGRNVALAQKQNLDLLASCSGCYNKSARAMKALKDDDEKSKIMAIMSEMGIDVDDYNIRVRNVVDVLVNDIDIASRVVKPLTGLKVACYYGCLLTRPADITGWDSPRFPTSMDKLSRICGAEVVDFQSKTSCCGGPILVSQEERAFHLTKKILDEAKSLNADCIVLACPLCDTNLELRQADIGKKFGETYNIPIIYITELIGLAMGMKPSKLGMNKHIVSVKPVLDKIK